A section of the Streptomyces xinghaiensis S187 genome encodes:
- a CDS encoding MaoC family dehydratase — protein MSITVNGLGELKKLAGSDLGTSEWIEVTQERINTFADATGDHQWIHVDPEKAEDGPFGATIAHGYLTLSLFIPLFTELLDVRGVTTKVNYGLNKVRFPAPVRVGSRIRLAGRLVDVSDVAGGVQVAVEGAIEIEGGAKPAAVLQSLSRFYA, from the coding sequence ATGAGCATCACTGTCAACGGTCTCGGCGAACTGAAGAAGCTGGCCGGCAGCGACCTGGGCACCAGCGAATGGATCGAGGTCACCCAGGAACGGATCAACACCTTCGCCGATGCCACCGGCGACCACCAGTGGATCCACGTCGACCCGGAGAAGGCCGAGGACGGACCCTTCGGAGCGACCATCGCGCACGGCTATCTGACCCTCTCCCTCTTCATCCCGCTCTTCACCGAACTGCTCGACGTCCGGGGCGTGACGACGAAGGTCAACTACGGCCTCAACAAGGTGCGTTTCCCCGCCCCGGTGCGGGTGGGTTCGCGTATCCGCCTGGCCGGCCGGCTGGTGGACGTGTCGGACGTGGCGGGCGGAGTCCAGGTCGCCGTCGAGGGCGCGATCGAGATCGAGGGCGGCGCGAAGCCGGCCGCGGTACTGCAGAGCCTGTCGCGGTTCTACGCCTGA